The bacterium genomic interval TGATGGCGCTTTTGCGTGCTTGATCCGCGACCTCCACTTGGAAGGGATCAGCTCTCCGGAACCCGATCAGCCGAGGCTGCTGTATGAGTCTTGACGTGGGCGCGCTCCGGGATCTGCTGTGCGCACGTCTCTGTGAGGACGTGCAGGTCGATGAACGCCCGGACGGCGGTCTGATGGTGCGAACCCACTTCAGGTTCCCCGACGGCGACGGCTTTCCCCTCCACCTGTCCGCGGCGCCCTCGGGAGGCCTTCGCCTGTCGGACCATGGCCACACCCTCATGCACATCAGCTACGAGCACGACATCGACTCGTTCCTGGCCGGCACACGGGGAATGCTGCTCGAACGTACCGCCACAGACTCGAGTTCGAGTCCGTCATCGTCTTCGCGGA includes:
- a CDS encoding DUF1828 domain-containing protein; translated protein: MSLDVGALRDLLCARLCEDVQVDERPDGGLMVRTHFRFPDGDGFPLHLSAAPSGGLRLSDHGHTLMHISYEHDIDSFLAGTRGMLLERTATDSSSSPSSSSRTRPRSPGSIWRDSPMSRET